A DNA window from bacterium contains the following coding sequences:
- a CDS encoding N(4)-(beta-N-acetylglucosaminyl)-L-asparaginase translates to MQRREFLKKTGLLSAALAAPSLMEGQNAPEVITRKGIRPVVISSANGNWFKNGGKQTCVEKAFQLMSEGKDVLESLIAGVNIVELDPEDDSVGYGGLPNADGVVQLDSCCMHGPKKRAGGVAALEGVRTPSRVAWTVMEHTDHHLIVGEGAQRFARNMGFVIEDDLNTENSRKAWLEWKRKTDPKYYLDPEKRSKLDRKIMREMVAQGILASTRMHGTINCDGINAKGEICGVTTTSGLSWKVPGRVGDSPILGAGLYMDGATGAAGSTGRGEANLFNLSSYLVVEALRRGIHPKDAGMEALKRIRANTVEKRLRKANGDPNFNINFYVLNAKGEHAGVAMYAEDEDEKGWAGQKEGRFVRYSYCDENGARTVPVEGLLPGTSDD, encoded by the coding sequence ATGCAACGTCGCGAATTTCTAAAGAAAACGGGCCTTCTTAGCGCGGCTCTGGCAGCTCCATCGTTAATGGAGGGCCAGAACGCACCGGAAGTAATAACGCGAAAGGGAATACGTCCGGTTGTGATTTCCTCGGCCAATGGGAACTGGTTCAAGAATGGTGGAAAACAAACCTGTGTGGAAAAGGCCTTTCAACTGATGAGTGAAGGGAAGGATGTGCTGGAATCGTTAATCGCAGGTGTAAACATTGTTGAACTGGATCCAGAAGATGATTCTGTGGGTTACGGCGGCTTGCCCAATGCGGATGGCGTCGTTCAACTGGATTCGTGTTGCATGCATGGGCCGAAAAAACGCGCAGGTGGTGTGGCTGCGCTGGAAGGCGTTCGCACTCCATCCAGAGTCGCCTGGACTGTGATGGAACATACAGACCATCACTTGATCGTTGGAGAAGGAGCGCAAAGATTTGCGCGCAATATGGGATTCGTGATTGAAGACGATTTGAATACCGAAAACTCGCGCAAGGCATGGTTGGAGTGGAAACGAAAAACGGACCCGAAGTATTATCTGGACCCTGAAAAACGCTCGAAACTGGACCGCAAGATTATGCGCGAGATGGTTGCTCAAGGCATTCTTGCAAGCACGCGGATGCATGGAACGATCAATTGCGACGGGATCAATGCAAAAGGAGAGATCTGTGGTGTGACGACCACCAGCGGTCTGTCCTGGAAGGTTCCGGGACGGGTGGGCGATTCGCCAATTCTGGGAGCAGGGCTGTATATGGATGGCGCAACCGGCGCAGCCGGCTCCACAGGACGCGGCGAAGCAAATCTCTTTAATCTTTCCTCTTATCTTGTGGTGGAAGCACTCCGCCGCGGCATTCATCCCAAGGACGCAGGGATGGAGGCTCTCAAACGTATTAGAGCGAATACTGTAGAAAAAAGATTGCGAAAAGCAAACGGCGATCCGAACTTCAATATCAATTTCTATGTCCTAAATGCGAAAGGGGAGCACGCGGGCGTCGCCATGTACGCGGAAGATGAGGATGAAAAGGGATGGGCCGGACAGAAAGAGGGTCGTTTTGTGCGATACAGCTACTGCGACGAAAATGGCGCGCGAACGGTTCCTGTGGAAGGCTTGTTGCCCGGTACTTCGGATGACTAA
- a CDS encoding response regulator, which produces MEKQPKLIVVVDDNQLFCDRMTQFFQERYGEKVTVHTYTDPLKALTALTPEIDLLIIDLEMPTIDGKKFLSYATQKGLDKKRIIIASFQNADFLHQKFHLSECLAVMDKNEPEQQKVFAMITDSIVNKN; this is translated from the coding sequence ATGGAGAAGCAGCCGAAACTGATCGTCGTGGTGGACGATAACCAATTGTTTTGTGACCGAATGACACAGTTTTTTCAGGAACGTTACGGAGAAAAAGTTACGGTTCATACCTATACTGATCCTCTCAAGGCTCTGACAGCACTGACTCCGGAAATTGATCTTCTCATTATAGATCTGGAAATGCCGACCATCGACGGCAAAAAGTTTCTGAGCTACGCCACACAAAAAGGACTGGATAAGAAACGGATCATCATTGCCAGTTTTCAAAATGCCGATTTCCTGCATCAGAAATTCCATCTCTCAGAATGTCTTGCAGTCATGGATAAAAATGAGCCGGAACAGCAGAAGGTCTTCGCAATGATTACTGATTCCATCGTGAATAAGAATTGA
- a CDS encoding B12-binding domain-containing radical SAM protein, whose translation MNNGKPSVLLINPTFNVHEHYGKLSDAASLLLPVSLLYLGGMLEAKGVPVRIMDGQCDDLSEPSLLKMIDEMKPLFVGITMLTPTSFDSHKLAAIIKKGYPNLWILAGGTHPTVLPEEVMEDRNIDLIAISESEHTLMDVYDVILDGGDPKALKNIPGIWYRDGDDVVKTQDRPLFSDLDKLPLPMWHGVKMDLYHQVPDSSFARPMRVMMSSRGCPFKCIFCSARQVSGFKYRAHSADRVVEEMEILINRYNARQIIFLDDNFIISKKRVFEICEKMMQKDFHKKVVWTAAGRADEVTEPLLKAMKDAGCKMISYGIESGSPRLLELMKKGEKKEHIEKAVAMSRKVGLKTRGTLILGFPTETKEESLETIDFAKRLGLDFAKFSLATPYPGTALYNIALERGMLQGKDWSRFNSQAGYSTYDPVFIPEGRTASEMKQLQRYATKSFYLRPKQIAELVTHISGWSDIKLYLEVVKEIITARRTQTGEAFLNH comes from the coding sequence ATGAATAACGGAAAGCCTAGCGTCCTTCTGATTAATCCCACCTTCAATGTCCATGAGCATTACGGAAAGCTCAGTGATGCTGCATCCCTGTTACTGCCTGTTTCATTGCTGTATTTGGGCGGAATGTTGGAGGCGAAAGGAGTTCCCGTTCGGATTATGGACGGTCAATGTGACGATCTGTCCGAGCCGTCGTTGTTGAAGATGATCGACGAAATGAAACCTCTTTTCGTCGGTATCACAATGTTAACCCCGACATCGTTTGACTCTCATAAGCTTGCTGCAATTATCAAGAAAGGCTATCCCAATTTGTGGATACTCGCCGGCGGAACCCATCCGACCGTTCTTCCTGAAGAAGTGATGGAAGACCGGAACATTGATTTGATTGCGATCAGTGAATCGGAACACACTTTGATGGATGTTTACGACGTGATCCTGGATGGCGGAGATCCAAAGGCTCTGAAAAATATTCCTGGCATTTGGTATCGGGATGGCGATGACGTTGTGAAAACGCAGGATCGCCCGCTCTTTAGCGATCTGGATAAGCTGCCTCTGCCGATGTGGCATGGCGTGAAGATGGATTTGTATCACCAGGTTCCCGACAGCTCGTTTGCCCGCCCTATGCGGGTCATGATGTCCTCACGCGGATGCCCTTTCAAGTGCATTTTCTGCTCAGCGCGTCAGGTTTCCGGTTTCAAATACCGCGCTCATTCCGCAGATCGTGTAGTGGAGGAGATGGAGATTCTGATCAATCGCTACAATGCGCGCCAGATCATTTTCCTGGATGACAACTTCATCATCAGTAAGAAACGCGTTTTTGAAATTTGCGAAAAGATGATGCAGAAAGATTTCCATAAAAAAGTTGTCTGGACTGCTGCCGGTCGCGCCGATGAGGTCACGGAACCTTTGCTGAAGGCGATGAAAGATGCCGGCTGCAAAATGATTTCTTACGGAATCGAAAGCGGCTCGCCTCGTTTGCTTGAGCTCATGAAGAAGGGGGAAAAGAAAGAACACATCGAGAAAGCGGTCGCAATGTCGCGTAAAGTTGGATTGAAAACGCGCGGTACATTGATTCTGGGTTTCCCAACAGAGACCAAAGAAGAATCGCTGGAGACCATCGATTTCGCGAAACGGCTCGGCCTCGATTTCGCAAAGTTCTCACTGGCGACTCCTTATCCCGGCACAGCGCTTTACAACATCGCGTTAGAGCGCGGAATGCTGCAGGGAAAAGATTGGTCCCGGTTCAATTCACAAGCCGGCTATTCAACGTATGATCCTGTTTTCATTCCCGAAGGGCGAACGGCATCGGAAATGAAACAGCTTCAGCGTTATGCGACAAAGTCCTTTTATCTCAGACCGAAGCAAATTGCGGAGTTGGTGACTCACATTTCCGGCTGGTCTGATATCAAATTGTATTTAGAGGTTGTGAAAGAAATTATCACAGCCCGCAGGACTCAAACAGGAGAGGCTTTCCTCAACCATTAA
- a CDS encoding ion transporter, with protein MNGKTDTSEARSSSYLLFILILSCLGLLLFIISSVVELDAESNKILEGADILLCAVFMVDFLITLKRSKNRWRYMYTWGWLDFLSSIPAVAFLRVARSARIFRIIKVLRAIRGARILSSMILKRKAENALYAMLMLSMIFVVLASLSVLQFEKATSGANIKTAEDALWWAVTTVTTVGYGDRYPVTREGRVIATFLMVVGVGLFGSLTGATASWFVSQKAQEEKEKDI; from the coding sequence GTGAACGGAAAGACAGACACATCCGAAGCCAGATCCAGCTCCTACCTTTTATTTATTCTGATTCTGAGTTGTTTGGGACTACTTCTATTCATCATCAGTTCCGTCGTTGAGCTCGACGCCGAGTCGAATAAAATCCTGGAAGGCGCGGATATTCTCCTCTGCGCAGTATTCATGGTCGACTTCCTGATCACGTTGAAAAGATCGAAGAATCGCTGGAGATACATGTACACCTGGGGTTGGTTGGATTTTCTTTCCAGCATCCCTGCTGTTGCGTTTTTAAGAGTGGCCCGGTCAGCAAGGATTTTCCGGATCATAAAAGTCCTGCGGGCGATTCGTGGTGCCCGCATTTTGAGTTCCATGATCTTGAAACGAAAAGCAGAGAATGCGCTGTATGCCATGTTGATGTTGTCAATGATTTTCGTCGTTCTTGCGAGCTTATCCGTTTTACAGTTTGAAAAAGCCACCAGCGGTGCAAATATAAAGACGGCGGAAGACGCCTTGTGGTGGGCCGTCACCACAGTTACAACTGTAGGCTACGGCGACAGATATCCTGTGACTCGCGAAGGCCGGGTTATCGCGACATTTTTGATGGTGGTAGGCGTAGGGCTATTTGGATCACTCACCGGGGCAACAGCTTCCTGGTTTGTGAGTCAGAAGGCACAGGAAGAGAAAGAAAAAGATATTTGA
- a CDS encoding response regulator produces MKRILILDDERSITFSLSRCLQSDHVQVICCNDSNSAKDVLWRKPIDAVIADVRLSATNPYEVLDFIQHVRTRHRNIPLIMMSGTEDLKAETMEEGADYFFQKPLDVDELLGLLQRLGLKVASPQAAALPMNLQL; encoded by the coding sequence ATGAAGCGGATACTGATTCTAGACGATGAACGTAGTATCACTTTCAGCTTATCACGATGTTTGCAGTCGGATCATGTGCAAGTAATTTGTTGTAATGACTCCAATTCTGCGAAGGATGTTCTTTGGAGGAAGCCGATTGATGCGGTAATTGCGGACGTACGGTTGTCCGCCACGAATCCTTATGAGGTCCTTGATTTCATTCAACATGTTCGAACAAGGCACCGTAATATTCCGCTGATCATGATGTCAGGAACGGAAGATCTGAAGGCCGAAACAATGGAGGAAGGCGCAGATTATTTTTTCCAGAAACCTCTTGACGTAGATGAGCTACTTGGTTTGTTGCAGAGACTCGGTTTGAAAGTCGCGTCTCCGCAAGCAGCCGCGTTGCCAATGAATCTGCAGTTATAG
- a CDS encoding sigma-54 dependent transcriptional regulator: MNAKVLIVDDEESIRFGLSKLLAQAGYECFSAGTAEEGFRLFSAQNPAIILLDLRLPDMEGLDFLRKLKENDNYVSIIIMTAYGTIETAVSALKSGAENFLTKPIDPDGLLIQIKKTLELQEVQRRSDYLQMQQESKATDYFVGSSDKFRKVHEFVKLLAKNESTVLILGETGTGKGLYAGMIHNLSPRAQNNFVEINCAGISRELLESELFGYDKGAFTGAVGNKAGLFELANGGTLFLDEIGEMQLDVQAKLLKVIEDKKFRRLGGIQEKVVDVRVIAASNRDLLSEVQRKNFREDLFYRLNVINLKIPSLRELKEDILPMADYFLKSICNKQGKRFEGFTQAAKQAILNYSWPGNIREMINLIERSVILSSRSHIDVSDLGLPTPSKTPALDDDTGLGSLNELEKGHIRRVLTATNNNLSRAADILGITRATLYSKIKRYNLSTL; encoded by the coding sequence ATGAACGCAAAAGTTCTTATAGTGGACGATGAGGAATCGATCCGTTTCGGTTTGTCAAAACTCCTGGCACAGGCAGGCTATGAATGTTTTTCTGCAGGCACAGCCGAAGAAGGATTCCGACTCTTTAGCGCGCAAAATCCCGCCATCATCCTGCTCGATTTGCGCTTGCCCGATATGGAAGGTTTGGATTTCCTGCGAAAGCTTAAAGAAAACGACAACTATGTGTCCATCATCATCATGACTGCGTACGGCACTATCGAAACTGCGGTGAGCGCGCTCAAATCCGGCGCTGAAAATTTCCTGACAAAACCGATTGATCCTGATGGTTTGTTGATTCAAATCAAGAAGACGCTCGAGCTTCAGGAAGTTCAAAGGCGAAGCGACTATTTGCAGATGCAGCAGGAGTCGAAAGCCACCGACTACTTTGTCGGAAGCAGCGACAAGTTTCGGAAAGTGCATGAATTCGTGAAACTGCTTGCGAAAAACGAAAGCACCGTTTTAATTCTTGGTGAGACCGGAACCGGAAAAGGATTATACGCAGGCATGATCCATAACCTCAGTCCTCGCGCCCAGAATAATTTTGTGGAAATCAATTGCGCCGGAATCTCACGGGAACTTCTGGAATCAGAATTATTTGGTTACGATAAAGGCGCTTTCACGGGGGCCGTTGGAAACAAAGCAGGATTATTTGAGCTGGCCAACGGAGGCACCTTGTTTCTGGATGAAATCGGCGAAATGCAGCTCGATGTTCAGGCCAAACTACTCAAGGTGATCGAAGACAAGAAATTTCGCCGGCTTGGTGGAATTCAGGAAAAAGTTGTCGATGTGCGTGTGATCGCCGCATCAAACCGGGATCTGTTAAGCGAAGTGCAGCGCAAGAATTTTCGTGAGGATCTATTTTACAGGCTCAACGTAATCAATCTAAAGATTCCCTCCCTTCGTGAACTGAAAGAAGATATTTTGCCGATGGCCGATTATTTCTTGAAATCGATCTGTAATAAGCAGGGAAAGCGGTTTGAAGGATTTACCCAAGCTGCTAAACAAGCCATTCTAAACTATTCGTGGCCGGGAAATATCAGGGAGATGATCAACCTGATTGAGCGCAGCGTGATTCTTTCGAGCCGTTCTCACATCGATGTGTCGGACCTTGGGCTGCCGACTCCTTCTAAAACCCCGGCGCTCGACGATGACACCGGTCTGGGCTCGCTTAATGAACTCGAAAAGGGACACATTCGCAGGGTGCTCACGGCCACCAACAACAATCTCAGCCGCGCCGCGGACATTCTCGGCATCACTCGCGCAACCCTTTATAGTAAGATCAAAAGGTACAATCTCTCAACACTTTGA
- a CDS encoding amino acid permease, which produces MPGLERGLKLFAAISIVICTVIGTGIFLKARVMTCNVETPAMVLLVWVAAALLALAGTLTYSELAAMMPEAGGEYVFLREAYGPRWAFVYGWTQFSICYSASQAAKAVAFAVFLNVLLTGSLETTFFSWTISGHTISFGWLQIIALSIVALMTAINCFAVSVSGGVASFLTVLKIALVLGIGFGALAFAMGDWSHFQLSNIGGSCEGVSRSAIGGWSGFAAAMLGALWAYDGWSNLTILAGEVHDPGRNIPRALIGGMLTIAVLYVLVNLSYFYVLTPVEVASVTLTSSVATEVVLRFLGPIATGLMAAGLMISTVGSLHTGILTAARVPYAMARDGLFFRALGDVSERSHVPVHALIVQAVWISFLVLSGSFDTLTDYVIFAAWIFYGLNTASVFIFRKKLPDAPRPYRTFGYPFVPALFLIVTVWLIVSTITTAPLRSLIGISFIALGIPLYSYWDQKKKKEV; this is translated from the coding sequence ATGCCTGGGTTGGAAAGGGGATTAAAACTTTTTGCCGCGATCTCCATTGTAATTTGCACTGTCATAGGCACAGGTATTTTTCTGAAGGCGCGGGTAATGACGTGCAATGTCGAAACTCCTGCCATGGTATTGCTCGTCTGGGTCGCAGCGGCACTGCTTGCACTTGCAGGCACGCTGACGTACTCGGAGCTCGCTGCGATGATGCCGGAGGCCGGGGGGGAATACGTCTTTTTGCGTGAAGCCTACGGACCGCGGTGGGCATTTGTCTATGGCTGGACCCAGTTCTCCATCTGTTACTCAGCTTCACAGGCCGCAAAAGCAGTCGCATTTGCGGTCTTCCTGAATGTATTGTTGACCGGTTCACTGGAAACAACTTTTTTTAGCTGGACAATTTCGGGTCACACCATTTCATTTGGCTGGTTGCAGATCATCGCTTTATCGATCGTCGCTCTCATGACTGCGATCAACTGTTTTGCTGTTTCGGTCAGCGGTGGAGTGGCCTCATTTTTGACCGTTTTGAAAATTGCTCTGGTGCTTGGAATTGGCTTTGGAGCGTTGGCTTTTGCAATGGGAGATTGGTCGCACTTCCAGCTCAGTAATATTGGCGGAAGTTGCGAGGGTGTTTCGCGAAGTGCGATAGGCGGTTGGTCCGGATTTGCTGCAGCAATGCTGGGAGCTCTGTGGGCATATGATGGCTGGAGTAATTTGACGATTCTGGCGGGAGAGGTGCATGATCCTGGAAGAAATATTCCGAGAGCGCTCATCGGTGGGATGTTGACGATCGCCGTGCTGTATGTGCTTGTCAACCTCAGTTACTTCTATGTGTTGACGCCCGTGGAAGTTGCAAGCGTTACGCTGACATCGTCCGTTGCTACCGAAGTAGTACTACGTTTTTTGGGTCCGATCGCAACGGGGTTGATGGCTGCAGGACTGATGATCTCCACTGTTGGTTCTTTACACACCGGAATTCTTACGGCCGCGCGAGTGCCTTATGCGATGGCCCGCGATGGCTTGTTTTTTCGAGCTCTGGGAGACGTGTCCGAACGGAGTCATGTGCCGGTCCATGCCTTGATTGTGCAGGCGGTCTGGATCAGTTTCCTGGTTCTGTCCGGTTCTTTTGACACGCTGACAGACTATGTGATTTTTGCCGCCTGGATTTTTTACGGATTGAATACCGCTTCTGTATTTATTTTCCGGAAAAAGCTGCCGGATGCGCCCAGACCTTATCGCACGTTCGGCTATCCCTTTGTGCCGGCACTCTTTTTGATCGTTACCGTGTGGTTGATTGTTTCCACCATCACAACAGCGCCGTTACGATCTTTGATTGGCATAAGCTTTATAGCGCTCGGTATTCCGCTCTATTCGTACTGGGATCAAAAAAAGAAAAAGGAGGTATAG
- a CDS encoding Glu/Leu/Phe/Val dehydrogenase, producing the protein MSESAGSSFLSTVDQYFENAARLLNHPEGLLDQIKICNGIYHFKFPVRTENGYDVVYAWRVEHSHHKLPVKGGIRFAEEADEDEVKALATLMTYKCAIVDVPFGGAKGAIRINPKKYSVEQLERITRRYTAELIKKHFIGPGVDVPAPDYGTGPREMAWIADTYMAYHPGQIDALGCVTGKPVTQGGIRGRKEATGRGIYFGIKEACSIKEDMAKLGLEPGLKGKRLIVQGLGNVGYYAAKFFQEAGAKLIALAEYEGAIYDEKGLDLEKVIQHRRETGSILNFPGATNIVETKQALELPCDILIPAALENQITHANAGRIQAKIIAEGANGPTTFEADKILLEKNVMIVPDIYLNAGGVTVSYFEWLKNIAHVRFGRMGKRFDEMAAQKLLGAIERTTGTRIAEDEKTKLARGADEEDLVNSGLEETMIAAYNQIREIRKTVKGCMDLRTAAFINAINKIAVAYQELGIFP; encoded by the coding sequence ATGTCTGAATCGGCAGGATCATCCTTTCTTTCCACTGTGGATCAATATTTCGAGAATGCGGCACGGCTCTTAAACCATCCCGAAGGGCTGTTGGATCAAATCAAGATTTGTAACGGCATCTATCATTTCAAATTTCCAGTGCGCACTGAGAATGGATACGACGTTGTTTATGCATGGCGGGTCGAACACAGTCATCATAAGTTGCCGGTGAAAGGCGGGATTCGTTTTGCAGAAGAAGCTGACGAAGATGAAGTGAAAGCCCTCGCAACATTGATGACCTATAAGTGCGCCATTGTCGATGTGCCGTTTGGTGGAGCCAAAGGCGCGATTCGGATAAACCCCAAAAAGTACAGCGTGGAACAGCTGGAGCGAATCACACGTCGCTACACCGCTGAACTGATCAAGAAACACTTCATCGGGCCGGGAGTGGATGTTCCCGCACCTGATTATGGAACCGGGCCAAGGGAAATGGCTTGGATAGCGGATACCTACATGGCTTATCACCCCGGCCAGATCGACGCCCTCGGTTGTGTTACAGGAAAGCCTGTAACTCAAGGCGGGATTCGTGGACGAAAGGAAGCCACGGGACGCGGTATCTACTTCGGCATTAAAGAAGCCTGTTCCATCAAGGAAGATATGGCAAAGCTCGGTCTTGAACCCGGCCTGAAAGGGAAACGCTTGATCGTTCAAGGACTAGGAAACGTAGGATACTACGCGGCAAAATTCTTCCAGGAAGCTGGCGCAAAACTGATCGCTCTGGCCGAATACGAAGGCGCGATCTACGATGAAAAAGGGCTTGATCTCGAAAAGGTAATCCAACACCGCCGCGAGACTGGTAGCATTCTGAATTTTCCAGGCGCTACGAATATTGTAGAAACGAAGCAGGCGCTGGAGCTGCCTTGCGATATCCTGATTCCCGCAGCGCTGGAAAATCAGATCACCCACGCGAACGCTGGGCGCATTCAGGCAAAAATCATTGCGGAAGGCGCGAACGGTCCAACGACATTTGAAGCCGACAAAATTCTTTTGGAAAAGAATGTGATGATTGTTCCGGATATTTACTTGAATGCGGGTGGCGTAACCGTTTCCTACTTTGAATGGTTAAAAAACATAGCACATGTCCGCTTTGGCCGCATGGGAAAACGTTTCGACGAAATGGCTGCGCAGAAACTTTTAGGTGCGATTGAAAGAACGACCGGAACAAGAATTGCTGAAGACGAGAAAACCAAACTTGCCAGAGGAGCAGATGAAGAGGATCTCGTAAATTCCGGTCTGGAAGAAACCATGATAGCGGCTTACAACCAGATTCGTGAGATAAGAAAGACCGTGAAGGGCTGCATGGACCTGAGGACCGCCGCTTTTATCAATGCAATCAATAAAATCGCAGTAGCTTACCAGGAGTTGGGCATATTTCCGTAA
- a CDS encoding ATP-binding protein — MLEHPLFQDFCLDDLQRVGVMLAELVESISNPATEEDFLDQTLNILSERLRSAGVFLAISDARYPGIYRVREGPNQDPVKNVQVRAHIDGLLISGIDSIFAEILESLPGAESQKVTLVRSPHSEQERILIIVFGSKEPLAVPILTLAEPMIRTRLQAFRSQAAQERGLLFLNGVHETSRKMLRHLLSQSQLLAILLEDSRKILRAESCAVLIPTDETHSDYVVQAQVGYAGNNRPIPGALFSQAFLDYELNDRRAIFYRAGEKEVCLLVPLSQRQSVGGILLFSGSDSSFQYSGDDWRRVAEMFGDFVSIANETAILFDRFAASQSEWENTFDSIADPIYIIDNEYRLKKINKSLSFYAMKSIKMPMDPQCYRYLFNLNSICPWCPVPKSLETGMPESIESPLFTGGTWQIQAFPYTDKDENRRGSINVLRDITVLNRMQEQLIETEKLASAGKLISGVAHEVRNPLFGISATVRALANELKEKQDIQPYLDIIMSETTRLNRLMEDLLNYTRPVKIDKNPSDLIELVNEVIEHFQHLPEAQNAQFNVIAGDKIPPMNMDRNKMKQVLVNLLENGIQHAKEDPRVDIFLQYLSLADPPEIYLVIKDNGTGITTDNLTKVFDPFFTTRQKGTGLGLSIVRKVIHDHGGRISVESHPGIGTTFRVTLPLAGMRA; from the coding sequence TTGTTAGAACATCCCTTGTTTCAAGATTTTTGCCTGGATGATCTTCAGCGAGTTGGGGTGATGCTGGCCGAGCTTGTCGAGTCTATTTCCAATCCTGCAACTGAGGAGGATTTCCTCGATCAAACGCTAAATATTCTGAGCGAACGGCTAAGATCAGCCGGCGTGTTCCTTGCGATTTCGGATGCCCGCTACCCCGGTATTTATCGTGTAAGGGAAGGACCAAATCAGGATCCGGTGAAGAATGTACAGGTACGCGCTCATATCGATGGATTACTGATTTCTGGAATTGATTCGATTTTTGCGGAGATTTTGGAATCCTTACCCGGAGCGGAGTCTCAAAAGGTGACGCTGGTCCGTTCGCCGCATTCAGAGCAGGAGCGCATCTTGATCATCGTTTTCGGATCAAAAGAACCATTGGCTGTGCCGATTCTTACGCTTGCTGAACCAATGATCCGTACGCGCCTTCAAGCTTTTCGTTCTCAGGCTGCGCAGGAAAGGGGTCTGTTGTTTCTAAACGGAGTGCATGAAACTTCCCGAAAAATGCTCCGGCACCTTCTCTCGCAATCGCAACTCCTCGCAATACTACTGGAGGACTCTCGAAAAATACTTCGCGCGGAGTCGTGCGCTGTTTTGATTCCGACCGATGAAACGCACAGTGACTATGTTGTGCAGGCACAGGTCGGATATGCAGGGAATAACCGGCCGATACCAGGCGCATTGTTTTCACAAGCTTTTCTGGATTACGAATTGAATGATCGAAGGGCGATCTTTTATCGAGCTGGTGAGAAGGAAGTGTGCCTTCTTGTGCCGTTATCACAACGACAATCTGTCGGGGGGATCCTGTTGTTCAGCGGAAGTGATTCTTCTTTTCAATACAGTGGCGATGATTGGCGCCGCGTTGCCGAAATGTTCGGCGATTTTGTTTCGATAGCAAACGAAACGGCGATTTTGTTCGATCGATTTGCGGCCAGCCAGAGTGAATGGGAAAACACTTTTGATTCGATTGCTGATCCTATTTACATTATCGATAACGAATACAGGTTGAAAAAGATCAACAAGAGCTTGTCTTTCTACGCGATGAAGAGCATCAAGATGCCCATGGACCCTCAGTGCTACCGTTATCTCTTTAATCTGAATTCCATTTGCCCATGGTGCCCTGTTCCTAAGAGTCTCGAAACAGGAATGCCTGAGTCGATAGAATCGCCGCTTTTTACAGGTGGAACGTGGCAGATTCAAGCTTTTCCGTACACCGATAAAGATGAAAATCGCCGCGGCTCGATCAATGTATTGCGCGACATCACTGTGTTGAACCGGATGCAGGAACAATTGATCGAAACAGAAAAACTGGCGTCCGCTGGAAAATTAATCTCGGGTGTGGCGCATGAAGTGCGGAATCCGTTATTTGGAATATCGGCAACCGTTCGCGCTCTCGCGAATGAGTTGAAGGAGAAGCAGGACATTCAACCTTACCTCGACATCATCATGTCGGAAACAACGCGTTTAAACAGGTTGATGGAAGATCTTCTGAACTACACGCGGCCGGTTAAGATCGATAAGAATCCGTCCGACCTGATCGAACTGGTCAATGAAGTGATTGAACATTTTCAGCATTTGCCCGAAGCTCAAAATGCGCAGTTCAACGTGATCGCGGGTGATAAAATCCCTCCCATGAACATGGATCGCAATAAGATGAAGCAGGTTCTTGTGAACCTTCTGGAAAACGGAATCCAGCACGCCAAGGAAGATCCGCGCGTCGATATATTTCTTCAGTATTTATCCCTGGCGGACCCTCCCGAAATTTATCTGGTGATAAAAGATAACGGCACCGGTATCACAACGGACAACCTGACTAAGGTGTTTGATCCGTTTTTTACGACCCGTCAAAAAGGGACCGGCCTCGGGCTTTCCATCGTGCGGAAAGTGATTCACGACCACGGAGGCCGCATCTCAGTCGAATCACATCCCGGAATCGGAACAACTTTTCGCGTTACGCTTCCGCTGGCCGGCATGAGAGCATGA